In Scylla paramamosain isolate STU-SP2022 chromosome 1, ASM3559412v1, whole genome shotgun sequence, one DNA window encodes the following:
- the LOC135103627 gene encoding polyunsaturated fatty acid lipoxygenase ALOX15B-like isoform X2: MQDDARSHRHGFLLVGGTQKSKLWRQLHGNRAHTRRYFVLRRPAVHSVLRYHSQWKQRAIFQSCYSCGPHWTYSHKCLRLSSRNLIVATLWEQCRHHTLLPRYLKPPILGSDTAAVVVLPPMRGCCGLTKKWIMNLKANGASKTQYRLHVVTGDRRGAGTDANVYIILHDKQGRATPPLSLNKVFRNDNERGSTTSMDVKDDCGIAGPVEKVEVWRDNFADLTIFGTITEFLTGRRTKRGSSAWFLDRIEVEEIDMPEEEEQPAENDNNHVTVHRGSSGGRLWVFPLQRWVEAHRHYEIRLHDIFLPQHDPYPEDRKKDLHAKRQEYRYEQKVEHGPAQIENLPSDEKFSEEYYWTFASEKVSLLAQTKFIEWTTTKWNTLENLKSVFKKSLGEPECIDVWKEDWWFGLQRLQGVNPQVIALCTAIPENFDVTEETVKGLLDDLTLEEALKKKKLFICDLEITDNLDCKDNRELASPLALFYLNKENKLMPVAIQLKQKKGPDNPVYTPNDSPNTWLVAKMFYNNAEAQHHQALTHLGYTHLLMEGVVICTHRNLSPSHPLFKLMAPHFLFLLAINTRGLEKLVAPGGWVDICMTQGVQGIFELMKRGFDRWRFDREGQVEKELESRGVLDPEVLPYYPYRDDAIPLFNVIKKYVRTVVTHHYDTPEKLAGDWELRWWREELVKPRDNNGVGLRNIPGNEEKGFTSVDEVVDVVTVIIATCSLGHAAANFQQYEQYGFVPNYPGILMGPVPCEKKIYSEKDIMALLPDKRMTLDIMVITKLLSSRGTNSLGNFEMQYLYDPVGVKAAEEFKKDLKKLSLDMQKSNIDRQWKFEWLDPTIVPNSISV, translated from the exons aTGCAAGATGATGCAAGATCACACCGTCATGGATTCCTCCTCGTAGGGGGGACGCAGAAAAGCAAGTTGTGGCGGCAACTACATGGCAACCGTGCTCATACTCGCCGGTATTTTGTGCTGCGCCGCCCGGCCGTTCATTCAGTTCTGCGATACCACTCGCAGTGGAAACAACGCGCTATCTTCCAGTCGTGTTATTCGTGTGGCCCTCACTGGACTTACTCTCACAAGTGTTTGAGACTCTCCTCCCGAAACTTAATAGTCGCGACTCTGTGGGAGCAGTGTCGCCACCACACCCTGCTGCCCCGGTACCTTAAACCACCTATCTTGGGCAGCGACACTGCTGCGGTAGTGGTACTCCCACCAATGCGCGGCTGTTGCGGCCTCACCAAAAAGTGGATCATGAATCTCAAAGCAAACGGCGCCTCCAAGACCCAGTACCGCCTGCATGTCGTCACGGGCGACAGGCGAGGTGCGGGCACGGACGCCAATGTGTACATAATCCTGCACGACAAGCAGGGCCGCGCCACGCCTCCCTTGTCCCTCAATAAAGTGTTCCGAAATGACAACGAGCGCGGTTCCACAACAAGCATGGATGTCAAGGATGACTGCGGCATCGCGGGGCCCGTAGAAAAGGTGGAGGTGTGGCGGGACAACTTCGCTGACCTCACCATCTTTGGCACCATCACCGAGTTCCTCACCGGGCGCCGCACCAAGCGAGGTTCCTCCGCGTGGTTTCTGGATCGCATCGAGGTGGAGGAGATAGACATgccggaagaagaggagcaaccAGCAGAAAATGACAACAACCACGTCACGGTGCATCGGGGGAGCAGCGGCGGCAGGCTGTGGGTATTCCCCCTGCAGCGGTGGGTGGAGGCACACAGGCACTATGAGATCCGCCTCCACGACATCTTCCTCCCGCAGCACGACCCCTATCCCGAGGACCGAAAGAAGGACCTCCACGCCAAGCGGCAGGAGTACAGATATGAGCAGAAGGTGGAGCACGGCCCAGCCCAG aTCGAGAACCTGCCAAGTGATGAGAAATTCTCCGAGGAATATTAC TGGACCTTCGCTAGCGAGAAGGTCAGTCTTCTGGCCCAGACCAAGTTCATCGAGTGGACCACTACCAAGTGGAACACACTGGAAAACCTGAAGAGCGTGTTCAAGAAGAGCCTTGGCGAGCCAGAg tGCATTGATGTGTGGAAGGAGGACTGGTGGTTCGGGCTGCAGCGCCTTCAAGGGGTCAACCCACAAGTCATCGCATTGTGCACGGCCATTCCagagaa ctTTGATGTGACAGAGGAGACAGTGAAGGGCCTGCTGGATGACCTAACTCTGGAGGAGGcactcaagaagaagaagcttttCATTTGTGACCTGGAAATCACTGACAACCTGGACTGTAAGGATAACCGAGAG TTGGCCTCCCCTCTGGCACTATTCTATCTCAACAAGGAGAACAAATTGATGCCAGTCGCCATTCAGCTGAAGCAAAAGAAAGGGCCTGACAACCCG GTGTACACCCCCAATGATTCTCCCAACACCTGGCTGGTGGCCAAGATGTTCTACAACAATGCAGAGGCTCAGCACCACCAGGCCCTCACTCACCTGGGCTACACACACCTGCTCATGGAGGGAGTGGTCATCTGCACACACCGCAACCTGtccccctcccacccactcTTCAAGCTGATGGCAccacacttcctcttcctgctagCCATCAACAC TCGAGGCCTGGAGAAGCTGGTGGCTCCTGGAGGATGGGTGGACATCTGCATGACTCAGGGTGTGCAGGGAATCTTTGAGCTCATGAAGAGAGGCTTTGATCGCTGGAGGTTTGACCGTGAGGGACAAGTAGAGAAAGAGCTTGAGTCCCGGGGTGTGCTAGACCCAGAGGTTCTGCCCTACTATCCCTACAGAGACGATGCCATTCCCCTCTTCAATGTCATCAAGAAATATGTCAGAACTGTTGTCACCCATCACTATG ACACACCAGAGAAGCTGGCTGGGGACTGGGAGCTCagatggtggagggaggagcTGGTCAAGCCCCGGGACAACAATGGTGTTGGACTGAGGAACATTCCCGGCAATGAGGAGAAAG GCTTCACCAGTGTGGATGAAGTGGTTGATGTCGTGACAGTGATCATTGCCACTTGCTCCCTGGGTCATGCTgcggcaaacttccagcagtaTGAACAGTATGGATTTGTGCCCAACTACCCCGGCATCCTCATGGGCCCTGTGCCTTGTGAAAAG AAAATCTACTCTGAGAAGGACATCATGGCTCTGCTGCCTGACAAGAGGATGACTCTAGACATCATGGTCATCACAAAGCTGCTGTCTAGCCGTGGCACCAACAGCCTCGGTAACTTTGAGATGCAGTACTTGTATGACCCTGTGGGTGTCAAGGCGGCTGAAGA ATTCAAGAAAGATTTGAAGAAATTGAGCCTGGACATGCAAAAATCCAACATTGACCGCCAGTGGAAGTTTGAATGGCTGGACCCAACTATTGTGCCCAACTCAATCAGCGTGTAA